The segment attttcactgatGCAAAGACTTTCTCCCGAGGAGCACATTTATTAAAGTCAATGAAAGAAGTTGAGAATTTCTCTGCTTCAGAAAGATACCACACTGCAATATTTATGATTGGTTGTTGATAATAACCAAAAGACGAGAGTTTCCATCAAAACACATTCCACAAACCGTTTGCTGAGGAGTCTATGGAGGAGATGTTCTCCCACCTTTTGGTGCAGATGAAACAGGATAGTGAATAAGCTTTGGGTTCTCTCTGCTGCGCAAATGACTTTTATTTGCACTAGCAATACTCTTGGCATCAATTATTGCCTCAGAATATgactaaaaaaagaaataaataaacttaactaTGTATATGGACTAATGGAAGTCCAGATCCTAGCCCTGTAAACAGATCTTCTTTTGACAAGAAGtcaaaattaaatgcatttttccatGGTAAAGTTGGTCAAAGCTGCACCTGACGCGAGTTGACCAAAAGGCTCCAAAAACTTGATTATTGTAGAAATTTACTCTTTCTCTGCCAATAACAATAATCATATTGTTAAATCTCACTGGGGTTAAGTTGAGACTGTTAACACAAAGAACGATAACTATTTTTGTACCAACAATATCAAATTGCAACAGACTTTATTTTATGCGCACACTGCAGAGGCAAAGTCAGATGGATTTTGACTGGCTTCCGATGTTTTTATCATTAAtcggatgaagaaaaaaaaagagatcccAACAATATTGCTCCTGTATTCTCTTTTATAGTTGTGCAAGTTAGAAAGATTTTTAAAACTTTATGGTTATTTAAAACTTTACGGTATATTGTTATCGTTCTTGTCGTGAAAGGGCCTTTAAAGCCATAAAAGTGTTAAACCATCAAACCTTTGGTTGCTTACCTTAAGCAGTATCTACTATATCACACCACCCCTTGCTGATGTGTGTTCAAAGCTTTCTGTTACACAGATGATCTGAACCGAAATACAGAACAAATTATTAGCTTAGCTTctaggttttctttttcttttcttagatGGCTTAATAACATCACCACATAAAGCATTTTGTAAAGATGgacattaaaacttttattattaatgtattccAGCCACAACAATAAAATTTAACAAATGATCACTAGAAAAGAACCTCTTCTTTTTTCTGCTGTACAATACATACAGTATCAAACTGGCCGCCAACAATAAAACCCCACTACAGCAATACATGTAGTGTTTTCAGCAGCATTtcacaaaattaaaacattatacatatGTACACATCCACATCAAATTCTCAACAAATTCACATATGTACAGAACATATCTGTGGCTGAATATAAACAATGTCAACTTTATTCCTCCATTTAAAGAttcgtttaaaataaaaaaaaaagaactgaccTCAGTTGACAGTGGGTAGCTAGATTCAAGAATTAGGGCTTATATTTAAAAATCGTAAAAAgcatgttgttttaaaatgtacctTTCAGCCATGTAGTTTGATTTTCCTCAACAATGCTACCACTGTATTGCACACTGGGATGACAACTTGAGTCACTGTGGATTTCTTGGGGTTGCAGTTTTCACTGCTCTGAAGATACATCCAACCATGTCAAGTAACAGAGGTTTGGAGGTATGCTACATCTGTCAGACATTTTACCAGGTGATGCGAGTGTCTAATAGAGCTCAAGCATCCTTCCCCAATCATTCGCTCTCCACAGAGGATTATCAATCTCAAGACATGCCCTTGACAGGCTTGATGGCCTCTTGATCAGGTAAAAATAGAAATTCTGGCTTCATTTCCCTCAAAGCCACTAACACAGAAAGGAATGCACTTTGGTATATACCAAATGCCCTGGATTCATAAAGTACAAGAATATCACAACAGTCTgaggtaaaatattaaaatgtgttcttATTTCTATTGTAATAACAATTAACCAAATGTATCACCTTGTCTTAACTCTGATGTTAAGACAACAAAATGAATGCAGTGACGAAGACTGTAATAATTGTTGTCTCTTACTAAGACATCCCTGTTGGAAAAGGGTCCTCTCAAATCATAGTATAAAAAACACTGAGTGTCCAAACTGCATGTATAACCTCTACTGTGCGGCCGCTTGTTCCCAAATCCCATTTAATATGGTTTGGGAAGTATCTTTGGGCGATGCTCAAACATGTGCTCAAATCACCATgagtctttcaaaataaatggaagGGAGAATCattgtttgaaataaaatgaatggcATTGATAACCAAAGGCACATTGTATTAAACCTAAGGGCACAATTATTCCACACTGCTGTCAAttcaaagaacaataaaaaaaagaacattttgaaatGCCTGCTGATCTTAGCAGGTAATTTCTGCATAAAGCACTATGGGTGTCCAAAGGGCCCTGAGCCCCCTGTGCAGTGTGCAGTAGGCCTGGAGGGCACTGTGCCAGTCTCCGTCAGAGGGTGGGGGGTTGAGGGCTCAACATGAGCATTACAGCTTCACTGGTCTCCCTGACAGCCCATAGTTTGACCTCCTTCCACACCCCCACAATCCATGACTGGTCGAAAGAAAGCAGGACTACCTCCTGCTATAATAAGAGCTCAACATAGTGGCAGATATATTTCTTGTGCATTACACcataaataaaatccacattCAGGCCACTGGTTCCACCCATATTAGCTTTTCATTGACACAACAAAACAAGATAAATAAGTTAAACTTATTAAGATTTTACACCCATGTCAGTCAAGTTATTATTTCCATGTCACAAATGCTATAAAAATGGCCAGTGTTTTGTGATCTAGTGAAATATTCTTTTTCAAATCCAATGGTTCTGGATTTGggggtaaaaaaaaagtgttattaataACTTATTTGTAGCATTATTCATTATTTAGAAAAGGGAACAACCTTTAAGAATTTTAACTCTGGCCTGATATTAGCAAGTCCACACAATGATTATGTAACAATATATAAGCAATGTAGCCATCTGTACTGTACTGAATCATTTGCATTGCTCTGCCATAACGTTGTCCACTTAAAATATCTATCTTAATTAGCATCGTTACTTTTACGTTATGTTACGTTAATTTATTGTCCTGCCTTCCGATTACTCAATTCTTAATCCTAGTCACtgcaaaaagacaaaaagaatcTAGACCCTAACTTGCAAACTAACCTGTCTTCACTCATTGAGATAACACAACACTGTTTTGTTCCGTGAACATTAAGTTTCAAgctataaaacattaataaataaaaaggtaaagcaccagtttttttttccttccaggaCAGTACATGTTCAAAAGCAACTCTTCCAGCGAATAGCTTATAATTACACGAATGTACACCGGTCAAGTACTACGGAGAACAGTGTAGCCTAGTTTCTATCAAACCACATAAATTCCTTTACATTTGCCATCAATCTGCTGTAGTGTAGACCACTCTAGACACTTTTCCTCATTTAGTTTCTTTAAAGGAATGTCAAGAGATTAATAGGCACAAAACAAATCTatcatgtaaacataaaaattctCTCTGCTACCTCATAACAGTCTGAAACATCCACTCTCCATTATGACCCTCACTAAGTCTCTTAGAGTATGTTCTCTATTCTTGATATTGAGAACAATGATGCTGGGAAATGCAACAAGCCTCATATCGCATAGCTTttagtaaaatgcatttttaatcctCATCTATGAACACGCTATTTATCTGACAGGATCTGAGGGTGGTGATAAAATTTTTAGAAGCATACAAATCAATGTATCCTAAAATTACTTCATTGTGGCAAAGGCATTTAGGTATTAAACCAAGTGCGACTTTTTGTTATTACAGACCAGTTTGCATGAATGCTCCTTCAAAGCAGCATTCAACACAGCCCTGAGATAAAAACTTAAAAGTGTTGTTCCCCCTTTCTTGGCCATTTGAGCTTTCCTAGAAAAAAATCCAACTGAAAAAGGTGCTACGAAGCAGTTCATAAATGGCGGATATGCATTAAAGACTCTTATTCCTAAAAAATACCACACTTCTGAATGCTTAGCTTTGCACAATTTCCAATATTataatttcaaagaaaaaaaaagaaacaagtgtTCAACTGACTAATTTTGGCAACACTGTCCTTTGTTGTATATTCCCATTGGCATCAGTCATTTGTGCCAGGTTAGTCCTTAACTTTGTGGCTGAGCCAGAAGGGGGAGGTATTTTGGAGATTGAAGTTATAGCACCAGTACCCTCAGTGATCCGCTTTACTGTCGTTTTCTCCCCAGTGGGAGGTTTTGGCAAGCGTCTTCTGAGCCATGGGTGGCGGAGGGCCTGACTGGGGGTCATACGCAGGGACGGGTCCCACTCTAGACACTGTTTGAGAAAGTCCAAGAAGAGGGGATCATCACAGCCTTTAAGTGCTGTCATCCAGTCCCTGCTGCCAGGTGGACCTCTGAGTTTTCCCCTACGTGACCTTCCCCCATTCAACACCACTGAGCCATCAGGTAAGGTTGTGACTGTGCAGTAACGGGGGTATCCCTTTGAACTGATAAAATTTTTGGCTCTCTTAGATGAATCCTGTAGCTTCTGGGAGGGCATACCCAGCAGCTCTATGACACATGCTAGTTGGTCCCCTTCATCTTCTCCAGGCAAGAGAGGGTACCCTGTAAGTAATTCCGCTAAGATACAACCTAAGCTCCACATATCAATTGGCATCCCATATCGAGCACCCAGAATGACCTCTGGGGCCCTGtagaagcgtgactggatgtaaGTGTAGACCCGTTGATGTTCGTAGCAGCTGGAGCCAAAGTCAATCACTTTTATCCCACTGCGCCCCTGCTGCTTCAAAAGAATATTCTCCGGCTTGAGGTCGCAGTGAATGATTCGGTTCTTGTGCAGGGAGTCAAGACACTGCAAGATGGAGTGTGCAAACTTGCGCACCAATGGCAAACTAAAGCCCTGAAACTTGTTTTTCTTGATAAGCTCATAAAGGTTCATGCTGAGCAATTCGAATGTCATGCAAATATGGTTGCGGAATGTAAAGTTCTCCAGCATGTGGATGACATTCATGGTGGAGTCCTTATCCTGTTTGCGCAAGTGTTCCAGAATGCGGATTTCCTCAGCTGCTTGGCGATGGAATCGCTTTTCATTACGCACCATTTTCAGGGCCACTTGCTGGTGGTTCTTGTGGTCATAGGCCTTCACCACCTGGCCAAAACTGCCTTTACCAATAACCTTTAGTACCTCATACCGATATGCTATATGGTCATGGGGCACTTGAATGTAGGAGCCCTGATCATCATCATAACCTCCATTGTTTGACCCCCCAACTACACCTTGTCTTTTCTTTGCATTTGGACCTATAAAATAGATCTCAGGGTTGCTGAGGATCTCTTGGTGCTCAAACACTGAAAGCTTGGACAAGTACTGTTTCATGGCCTGCTCAGGAGTCAAAGGTGCTGGCTTGGGTTTGCTTTCAGTTGACTTGATGGAAGTTGAGCTGCCTTGTCGACACTGGCTGCTTTCTTGCTGCTTCTCTGGCATGGCTAGACCTGTTCTACTTGCGGGAGCCAACCCATTGGGTTGTGCAGTCAACACGGTCCGTTTGTTGCTATTTTCCTCAAACAGCTGTTGAACGTGGATCTGCTGGTGATTCCCAACGTGCAGATGGTCATTCATTGTGTGCTTATTGCCTCCAGCCTGGATaaggtaaaacaaaaacaagaggcaTCATTTGAGGATTGTTTCCAAAATGAGGAAAACACAGCTGATTTACCTAGCCAATTTTCAATTTGACACAAAAGAGACAGCTATAGAATCTTTTGAAGGTACTGAATTGTACAAGTCATTTCAACCCTGTCCATGCTGACAGAATGGTACTGTACTGTAGCAAGCTAAATATTAAAAGCAGACTCTTAACAAAGTGCAAAGTGGAAGGGAGATCACTTCAGGCCAGATAACACCGTTGTTGTAAGAATGACTAACAATTTTTCCATGGTTTTCTATAATAGGCTTTCAGAAATGTAATTCCATGTGTATTTGCACACACTattcaaacagacaaaaaaaaagacaagacaatACAGTAGATTCGTGTGCTAAGCATAGCCTGGACAGGGTATGACTAAATGCTCATTGTGTGTTCTTACAAGATCAAAAGAAATGAGGCCAACTAATATAAAGACCAGAGATCAACACACAATATACAGAATAAGAACGAAGGCTTGACaggcaaataaaaacagattggGCACTTATGTCTTAGCCTAAATCTTATCCCATGCtatacattacattattaatCATTAAATCTTATTAttcttgtaaatgaattaatgtGTTCATGACTGCAAAATGTTACATAATTGTCTAAAAGATTGGTGTCCGAGGTGTAGAGTGTAATTTCTTAACCTTTCAATTCAAATGCCATTTGTTGTTACCTGTTTAGGATGGAGAATTCAGACTTGTACACAAAGCTATGGGaggcatttttttgtttgtttacttgtttaTTCAAGGACATTAGACATGAATTTCCTGCATTACTGAATCTCCTGCCCAGCAAGATGCTTGCTTCCTTGATGATGTGATTACCTCTGCATCTTGTTTTTACAAGGACATCCTGTTGCTTCAGTCAGACGTTTGTGGCAACCTTCTCATTCTACACGAAAACACCTTTGAACATGACTCCCCTTGACATGGCTGTTGTCCTGTTATTTGAGACTGATAGTTTTAATGGATTcgtgtttatttttagttttttgaatGGTAATGCTCACAATCcacttaaagggtaagttcacccaataatcaaaattatgtcattaataatgtcgttccaaacccgtaagacctccgttcatcttcagaacacagtttatatgtttaagatattttagatttagcttGAACTCTAAATCCAAGTGTTGTGATACAATCTGctcttaaaacattaaatatacagCCATATTTCTTCCTCCTCCCTTGTCTCACACCAGACAAGGGCAGTGACAATATGATGCACTGTTTAACAACAAGCCGCTAGTTTAGAAAAGTGTATCATTCAAATATAAATTTGAACGTAACCAATAGCTAATCCTAAAGCAATAAACAAATCTTTAAGTGTCCAATAAATCATACTGGtttaaataagtgtatttatagaTTTAAGATTTATAGATTAGGTAAGGCAAGGGAGTCTAAATAATTTACCagtcatcatttaaaataaaatctcataagtacattttaaaaagtaacaatTTTTGAAAATACAGAGATTATTTAGATTATGCATCGTACAAAAGTTGGGTACTCTGATAGGAATCAGTGAATTTAAATAAAGcttcaatttctttcttttgtttactCGGCTGCCCTGTCGGTTAATTCAAACATGATCTGGACAGGTGGGGGTCGTGCAAAGGGCATGTTTGCTGACAGCCGTAGAGGACACAACTGGAGCTGAACAACAGACACATTTGTTCTGAGAGATGTTGTGAGCATGGCAATCATTTTAACACTCACTTACTCTGCAAAGTACATATACCGCATGGCAGAAGTACTAAAAAGCTATGGGACTGGCCTTAATAATGTTAACTAAACTTTGAAAGGTATGACATTCAAATTTAACAGGAAAGATATTTAGAACAAATATAGATAAGACATATATTGCTGTCCTTGTAGTTACCATATCACTTGAAGATAAGAATGTCTTCTTACATGTGTATATAATTCGAATTAACCTACCAAATAGCTTTGAAGAAAAATGTAAACGCACTGAGCGTCCATAACTTTTCTGATAAATGCTCTATATTATTTAACTTTGTAGGCAATTGTAAAGCAtataagaaattaattttaagacCTTACATAATCAGTTCTATATACCATATACAAAATCAGCACTAAATTGTTGATGTAATCTGTTACATAAAGTAGGAACGAGCGCTTCGAAATCATTAACTTAATCATCAACTTAAGCATTGTCACGTCATAGGTCATCATGACACTTAATTACCAAGTAATAAGCAAGGGCAAGgtgcaataataattataattcccAGTAAGATTTGAAGCTTATTCTGCATCTtctgaaacctgaaaaaaaaaattcctaaatGAAAGCCAGGCATCGTCTGCATAGTCATATGGCAGGAATTCTGTCTTGTAAGAGAATGCAGAAATACAAATGCAGCTACCATGTGCCTGTCTATATTTACCCCTATTAGAATGACAGCCAAACAAAGAACCCCTGGCTACTTAGTCATAAATGGCATTGGTCCaattcttttatttaattcagaataacatgccaaatacatttatatgaactacaattctttaaatataactaATAAACTCGTTGATTAATTACTGATACTTTTTGAATATTAGAATATCATGTTTATTGTTCCGATACCATGCAAAACATCCTTGTCATGCAGACTCGATGTATTATAATTTGGATGTATAGATTTACAGGAGGAAATTCATTACATGACAGATTTCAGCTGTGTCTGTTGGCGTCACTGATGGCCTGAGCATTTCCCATCCCCGACTAATGGCAACATCTCCACACACAACACATCAGCCAATGACTGAGAGAGCCACTGGTCATTACTACTACCACTCAacatacatgtattttatttaccAAAACATGGGGTACGACATGCATTTTGGTTTTCTAAAAAATTTTAACTACTGTCAAGGTCTTCTTACTACGGTTTCTTAAAAATGCCTAGTTTACAAATAAagttctgtctttttttctaACCAAATCTAATATTACACCGTCTAATCATCAAATTTCATTTTTAAGCCTATATCCGTGTAAGACATTCTTTGCTGTCAGACCCTTTCTCTCATGCATTACCAATGTAACATCTTAAAATACTGACATACACCTTGATTATTCtgaatgtattaatgtattaacaaCATTCACAAGCAATGATCAAAATCAAGTAACAGATTTGCATTCTGTGTGAAGAATGAACCATTACTTAAGGGCTCTGAACAACATATGCTATAAAGCATGGGAGTCTAGGAGGTCCCTGCATGCTAGGGGGTCCaaagaaaatttgaaaaaaaaaaatatatatatatatatatatatatatatatatatatatattttaatgtattttttagggCTGTCAGAGTTAATGTGTTGACAATAATCTTAATCTTGCTCACGGAActattttttgtacaattttagtgaaccatttgtgtgtgtgtttgtgtgcgtgtgtgtgtgtgtgaaaagcacTACATTAATTtggattaaaatgattttttttcccttcaggtACATCTCTAACATTAATCTAAAAGGATGGGGAAAACACATACAGTAAACTAAATACAAAGTTATTTTTCAACATAACAATTTACATAAGTATTGGAGTCAGTACATGCGActataaaaagcaaaacaacaaaGAATGGGATATGCATGGTGGAAAGTGCAAGCAAGAAGGTAAATTTTACCTGATGAGAGTTGCTGTTCCTGAGTGGTGGTAATGTGACGGGTGATGTGGCTTCAGTCCCTGCTCCAGCCCGGGGACCCCCAATGCCCAGTCCTGGGGAAGACTGGAGCTGGCAAATCTCACCCCCTTTGCCTGTGAAAGCAAGTGAAAATGTATTTGGGAAAATGTTTACACAATTGCCAGTCAGGATGTAATTAAAGGCTAgcttgtccaaaaaaaaaaaaaaaaaaaaaagtaaaaactataGCCCCGTGACGTTACATGTACTGATACATCAGTTGTATTTCAATGATGAAATTTATGGAGGACCTGAATGATATTTAAACCATTTAACAAACAATCGACAAACAAAAATCAACATAGCACAACGAAAACCTTTAATACGGACACACGAGCTATACAACGACCATAACATCTAAGAGCCATTAATCCAACGCTCTTGGCTTCTATATCTAACGTTAGTCTCTATAGcaacaataaaaatgaacagaTAAATACAAAAACGGCCGGTTTTCCAATGCTGTTTCCGGGGCTTATTGCTACTGTACTCGACCATGCAGTCAACGGCGAGTAATGAAACTAAAAGCTGCGAGTCTTACACGCGTTATGGAGCATTTAAATCGGATAAATAATCCCATCTCCACAATCCAATCCGGAGAATAAACGAGACCGGCGTCGCCCTCTTAGATCCGGGCATTGCGTTCCTTACCAGTCGGGTAGACAACAGCAGCAGCGGCGGCAGCGCAGGGTTTCTTGGTTAACATGGCCGCtggagaatcacacacacacacagagaaaagcCACTTCAGAGTCTCCCCTCCTCCCTGTGATCACCCACTCTGACTGCTGCTACTCCAATCAGCTACATCCAGACCGGAGCAAGCAAACTATAGGGGCCGCTTCCTCAAACGCAACCCGAATTCGCGTTACCATCGCTTGGAAACGTGCACAACAAACAAAGACGCACAAATGGCTCTGCGCTGCTCCGCACTTTTGGGCCTAGGAAATTCTGCTCAGTCCGTGGCATTCTCTAACTAATACATACAGTAACCGGGAATTACTTTAAACCGGTTTAGGGTGTTGTCTGCCTGGACTTATCTATCGCCCTAGTTCGCCTCCTCCTACTTTACTCTCCCCTCCCCATGCGGCAAGCCTTTTTCACATTTATCAGTGACTACTagtcaaattaaaatttttcGTAAACTACCCCTCTGAGGAATAATAGTAATAGATAATAGTCACATCTGGAGTAAATACGAGaaccaaattaattttttaataatgccTTTGTTAAAGATATCTTTAACCTGCAGTACATCAGAGGTAACAAATACATCAACAacaactataaaaaaatacagtttcttgcacagaccgatcgttttgtgtctttacacatcaatgtatcatcacaggCAGCaggatttaatttagtttttttaaatgtatgttttagccgtgattcccattcacatccattataagactgacaaaCTGCAACGATTTGAGTTAGGGCTGGGAAAATAAATCGCATCGCAAATCGAGAAATGATTCAGCATCGTTTCTGAGATTTTCCTAATGCACTGTGATTCTTTCTTGAATCGATTCTAAAAttagttttgaacagcagattccactgcatgctttagaaacaccCGTACTCTGCTCGTTTCCAAATCATTACAGAcacttgaacctaaaataatcattcataaaattcGAAAAGGTTGAAGCGAATTACAAAGGTGTTCACAATGGGCTGTGTTTACATTACTCCTGCATCATAAAATCAttctaaagccctattcggatgggactagttttacagggggtcgttagagaaatcttcGTTTCACatacgtacttggtgattttaatcccgtccgaatctgccacgtctgtgtttttctcacacaacctctgtgataattccagagcaaattacctaccgtttttcagcaaactcagtgatcctctgagaaaactaatcccgtccgaatgcgaatgtctgtgattgccggtgatatttcatttcacaacgcgtttccttgtgtgttttggccaacgtgaattaccgtagatgctcttaccgcgcggatgtttgatatatttgcttagcggcaaataaataattaaaaaaatattacaaataatgaaatcaagagcaagatcgcgtaaactgttaataccggctattgtaatatcagcatcaggtaagattactcgcgttcatttatgtactcagttacataatgttttaattacatttaataaaaataaaaaaaggaaaacagttaaactaaaggaaccacacattaagatggttttgctatactagccatttagtattttattgtgtaataatactaaggcagtcattctgaatgaatgcaatgcacgcacgtgatctctgtgacacccagatgcacaaaacagaccctcccacctctgtaataaacacggagatactagtcccgtccgaattggtacatgaaaatcacagacgtcaggtggtaagaatcgaaactcaaacgtagtttagaaaactagtcctgtccgaatagtgcttaagaTGAAGATAAATTACATGTCTCAGCCGAATACACAAGCACTCTTTAGCACtcttcttcatgagcatttgagtgtgcagataaaaactagattagagcaccatctgctgttaaaatctaAGCTTAGAATCGATTCCAGAGGAATCGAGATGCATTGATTTATCGTCACAGCCCTAGTTTGAGTtgaaaatctcagtttgtgttctactgaagaaacaaagtcacctacatcttggatgccctatggggtaagcagataaacatcacattttcatttttgggtgaactatttctttaaaggtttagttcatccaaaaatt is part of the Carassius gibelio isolate Cgi1373 ecotype wild population from Czech Republic chromosome A4, carGib1.2-hapl.c, whole genome shotgun sequence genome and harbors:
- the LOC127975861 gene encoding dual specificity tyrosine-phosphorylation-regulated kinase 2 isoform X1 — encoded protein: MLTKKPCAAAAAAVVYPTGKGGEICQLQSSPGLGIGGPRAGAGTEATSPVTLPPLRNSNSHQAGGNKHTMNDHLHVGNHQQIHVQQLFEENSNKRTVLTAQPNGLAPASRTGLAMPEKQQESSQCRQGSSTSIKSTESKPKPAPLTPEQAMKQYLSKLSVFEHQEILSNPEIYFIGPNAKKRQGVVGGSNNGGYDDDQGSYIQVPHDHIAYRYEVLKVIGKGSFGQVVKAYDHKNHQQVALKMVRNEKRFHRQAAEEIRILEHLRKQDKDSTMNVIHMLENFTFRNHICMTFELLSMNLYELIKKNKFQGFSLPLVRKFAHSILQCLDSLHKNRIIHCDLKPENILLKQQGRSGIKVIDFGSSCYEHQRVYTYIQSRFYRAPEVILGARYGMPIDMWSLGCILAELLTGYPLLPGEDEGDQLACVIELLGMPSQKLQDSSKRAKNFISSKGYPRYCTVTTLPDGSVVLNGGRSRRGKLRGPPGSRDWMTALKGCDDPLFLDFLKQCLEWDPSLRMTPSQALRHPWLRRRLPKPPTGEKTTVKRITEGTGAITSISKIPPPSGSATKLRTNLAQMTDANGNIQQRTVLPKLVS
- the LOC127975861 gene encoding dual specificity tyrosine-phosphorylation-regulated kinase 2 isoform X2, yielding MLHNACKGGEICQLQSSPGLGIGGPRAGAGTEATSPVTLPPLRNSNSHQAGGNKHTMNDHLHVGNHQQIHVQQLFEENSNKRTVLTAQPNGLAPASRTGLAMPEKQQESSQCRQGSSTSIKSTESKPKPAPLTPEQAMKQYLSKLSVFEHQEILSNPEIYFIGPNAKKRQGVVGGSNNGGYDDDQGSYIQVPHDHIAYRYEVLKVIGKGSFGQVVKAYDHKNHQQVALKMVRNEKRFHRQAAEEIRILEHLRKQDKDSTMNVIHMLENFTFRNHICMTFELLSMNLYELIKKNKFQGFSLPLVRKFAHSILQCLDSLHKNRIIHCDLKPENILLKQQGRSGIKVIDFGSSCYEHQRVYTYIQSRFYRAPEVILGARYGMPIDMWSLGCILAELLTGYPLLPGEDEGDQLACVIELLGMPSQKLQDSSKRAKNFISSKGYPRYCTVTTLPDGSVVLNGGRSRRGKLRGPPGSRDWMTALKGCDDPLFLDFLKQCLEWDPSLRMTPSQALRHPWLRRRLPKPPTGEKTTVKRITEGTGAITSISKIPPPSGSATKLRTNLAQMTDANGNIQQRTVLPKLVS